Proteins encoded together in one Rhipicephalus sanguineus isolate Rsan-2018 chromosome 9, BIME_Rsan_1.4, whole genome shotgun sequence window:
- the LOC119405936 gene encoding uncharacterized protein K02A2.6-like, with protein MEGLLNGLEGVQCFLDDILIGGRTVAEHDERLRKVLQRIQDDRLRLNTEKCAFRDKEVTYLGYRVNKDGVSPLREKVEAIKQAPEPKNKELQSFLGALNFYGRFLKGASHVLEPLHRLLDKDKAWSWTEAEAKAYQDAKSLLESSAVLAHYDVTRPIRLACDASPCGLGAVLSQVGEDGAERPVAFASRTLSKAERNYAQIDREALALLFGVKKFHQYIFGRKFQLSTDHKPLLGLLHQAKPVPTVLSPRMLRRSLQLSAYNYELLYVPGSKLPHADVFSCLPLPVRHEHEPPLGDILLLEAVPEVPLGSTKTAALTRTDPVLSRVHRWILQGWPSTKVPEEFRPLVARKNELSTYRNCVLWGSRVVIPSSAQAQVLDILHTTHPGVVRMKGLARSTVWWPVINNHIERKVAGCKVCQETRQAPSKAPVHPWEFTKNPWSRLHIYFAGPFKGKVFLLVVDSHSKWLEVSLMESMTTRAVLKELRSMFAHFGIPEVLVSDNGTAFTSEEFAEFANRNQIRHITVAPYHPSSNGQIERMVQETKQVLRKLSEGDWATKLSRFLLGQHILPSTTTGKSPAELLMGRRLRSAIDRLHPDFHMVGSSLQHYFSDGSQRVRHLYPGDSVYARNYQGGTKWVPGSIASVTGPLSYQVRLSDGSLWRRHVDQLRNRASPLDLGEADSDTCGNSADGDDLAVTGQDPPLPRLSDTSPISSPPSSPAPGPDGPDVPGSFSQEHSSSSQLPTTEASRYPRHERKAPQRYRDYIP; from the coding sequence ATGGAAGGACTATTGAACGGACTGGAAGGGGTTCAGTGCTTTCTGGATGACATCCTAATTGGCGGAAGAACAGTTGCTGAGCATGACGAACGGCTGCGCAAAGTGCTGCAGCGTATCCAAGACGACAGGCTTCGCCTGAACACCGAGAAGTGTGCATTcagggacaaggaagtgacgtacCTGGGGTACCGTGTCAACAAGGACGGAGTAAGTCCTTTGCGTGAAAAAGTGGAAGCCATCAAGCAAGCTCCGGAACCGAAGAACAAGGAGCTGCAGTCGTTCTTGGGAGCCTTAAATTTTTATGGCCGTTTCTTGAAAGGAGCGTCACATGTGTTGGAACCACTTCACCGCCTCCTGGACAAGGACAAGGCATGGAGTTGGACCGAGGCGGAAGCGAAGGCATACCAAGATGCCAAGAGCCTGCTGGAATCATCAGCCGTCTTAGCACACTATGATGTGACACGTCCCATAaggctggcctgcgatgcgtctCCGTGCGGGCTGGGTGCGGTACTGAGCCAAGTGGGTGAAGATGGTGCTGAAAGACCAGTGGCCTTCGCCTCGAGAACCTTATCAAAAGCAGAGCGCAACTATGCGCAGATAGACAGGGAGGCTCTGGCTTTGCTATTCGGAGTTAAGAAATTCCACCAGTATATTTTTGGTCGGAAGTTTCAACTCTCGACAGACCATAAGCCATTGCTAGGCCTCCTGCACCAAGCCAAGCCAGTTCCTACCGTATTGTCACCTCGGATGTTGCGCAGGAGTCTGCAACTTTCTGCATACAACTACGAACTTTTGTACGTACCAGGCTCCAAGTTGCCACATGCCGACGTTTTCAGTTGTCTTCCGCTTCCTGTCAGGCATGAGCACGAGCCACCGTTGGGAGACATTTTGCTGCTTGAAGCAGTGCCAGAAGTTCCTCTGGGTTCTACCAAGACCGCAGCATTGACGCGTACAGACCCTGTTCTGTCGCGGGTACATCGCTGGATCTTGCAAGGTTGGCCTTCCACGAAGGTGCCCGAGGAATTCCGTCCTTTGGTGGCCAGGAAGAACGAACTGTCCACCTACCGAAATTGTGTGCTGTGGGGGTCTCGTGTTGTGATTCCAAGTTCTGCACAGGCCCAGGTCCTAGACATCCTACACACCACGCACCCAGGCGTAGTACGGATGAAAGGTCTTGCACGCAGCACCGTGTGGTGGCCGGTCATCAACAATCACATAGAGCGCAAGGTAGCTGGCTGCAAAGTATGCCAAGAAACTCGGCAAGCTCCCAGTAAGGCACCGGTGCACCCATGGGAATTCACTAAGAACCCTTGGTCACGTTTGCACATATATTTTGCCGGTCCCTTCAAGGGAAAAGTGTTTCTGCTAGTCGTCGATTCTCATTCCAAGTGGCTGGAAGTTTCCCTGATGGAATCGATGACGACAAGAGCCGTTCTTAAAGAACTTCGGTCAATGTTTGCTCATTTTGGCATTCCCGAAGTGTTAGTGTCGGACAATGGAACTGCGTTCACGTCAGAAGAATTCGCCGAGTTTGCAAACAGAAACCAAATTAGGCACATTACAGTCGCGCCCTATCACCCCTCATCGAATGGTCAGATAGAGAGGATGGTTCAGGAGACGAAACAAGTCCTGCGTAAGTTGTCGGAGGGAGACTGGGCCACCAAGCTGTCTCGTTTCTTGCTGGGCCAGCACATTTTACCCAGTACAACTACAGGGAAGAGTCCCGCTGAACTGTTGATGGGGAGACGACTGCGATCGGCCATTGACCGTCTGCATCCAGACTTTCACATGGTTGGATCGTCCCTTCAGCATTACTTTAGCGATGGTTCTCAACGTGTTCGGCATTTGTATCCAGGCGACTCTGTGTATGCACGGAACTATCAAGGTGGCACCAAGTGGGTCCCTGGGTCCATTGCTTCAGTCACCGGACCCCTTTCTTACCAAGTTCGTCTGTCCGACGGTAGCTTATGGCGAAGACACGTCGATCAGCTCCGCAACCGGGCCAGCCCACTGGACCTCGGTGAAGCTGACAGTGATACTTGTGGGAACTCAGCCGATGGTGATGACCTCGCTGTGACTGGCCAGGACCCACCACTGCCAAGATTGAGTGACACTTCACCCATATCAAGTCCACCTAGCAGTCCCGCCCCTGGACCCGACGGTCCTGATGTACCTGGAAGCTTTTCACAGGAGCACAGCTCTTCCAGCCAACTTCCAACAACCGAGGCTTCTAGATACCCTCGACATGAGAGGAAAGCCCCTCAGCGTTACCGGGACTACATTCCGTAA